Part of the Cyprinus carpio isolate SPL01 chromosome A12, ASM1834038v1, whole genome shotgun sequence genome, aaaaaaaaaaaaaaaattaaaatcttactgaccgcGAAACTTTAAACAACAGTGTATTTTCAGCTATATTTGCTAATTAAAAAcctaatactttatttttagtactttttgcTTTGTTCTTTGGAAAATCATcaacaaaatcattatttttacatcTTGGTTTGTCGCCTCTTTCAGAACAGTGaatgaaactgtaataataactaACAAAGTAATAGTATGCAATGCTGGAGGGATGATTGACTGTGCAATACAGACCTGTACATTTGATAGTTGATGTGATTCTGAAAAACAATAATTCAACCAACAACTCTCCTTTTCCCAAAACTTGATTTCCAGCTACTCAGAACAGGGCCCTAAGTCCAGCTCCAAATGCAACAGGGTTCACAAGACAACGGAAGTAACATGGTCTGTATGACACAGCATGAAGTCTCAAACTTCAACCCTTCACTCAGATCTAGTGCCAAACACCAAGGTCACACGGAGTTCTCTACAACCCAGACTGTGCTTTTCTTCACAGAACCCGGAGTCTCACCGCACACTACAGTAGATCTCACATAACTCCtgagaaaacaaaatcaaaagagGCGCCTCAGAGAGCGCCATGACCCTGCGGAGACTGAGCTTAAAACAATTCGAAGGTCAATCGTGGGTGAGTTTACAAATCTATACAAGTTAGCTATCTGCGTCTCTGGTGTATCAACCTTGCCTTAAAAACTAGACCCACATTTCAAAGCCTGTTACAGACGACACATCTGCCTAAACAAGTGGAGAAAATTCCGGAATAGGACTTCACTTATATCAGACCGAAAAGAGATTTGGTTAAAGCCACCTTTTCAGAAGAATGCAAGCAGTGAATGGCTGCTTTGTAAACCACTGCTTTTAAGTCTTCTTGAATGAACCTTATTCATTGCATTACACATCTGataacagcagtttcacaataaTATCTGATCACCTAAAGGCCAACTTGGGGtacattttccatttaaaaacaacaaatttccaTGAATTTGGTGTACAGCTGAGCTATCAGATCAGACATGCCTGAATCAGATAACATCGTTTTAATAAAAGCAAGTGAGTCTGCTGACAAACCATATCTGATCTTCTGTCTGCAGTCTCggtttatttagtttaagttatttagTTGATTTACTATCCCAATAACCAGTTTTACAGCTCAATAAAGGGTTAGATAACACCAAAACCAAGGTTATgtctttatcattattatcatttaatcatTCTCATCCTTTTCCCACCCCGCATTACTCAAATTTTGTATGCTGAGCACAAACGAATATGTTAAGGAGCCACCATTTACTTCCgtagcatttttgggtgaactttataTTTAAGAAAGATGACACAATGCTTACTGTAAATAAGCTGATGAATATTAGTAGAGCAAAAGCAGCAACCATCTTTATTGTTCTAATGTTTACGGCTCATACTGTAACTCCACACATGAATTTATGAACTCTCCTTTACACAACCACAAGCTAACATTAGCCAAACACGCTTGACTTTAATATTACGCGATTTCTATCGACTGTTTTTATGTAATGCAAACGACTGCTGTAGTTTACCCTCTCCTCCGCTCATGTGTCCTGAAAAAGCGATCTGTTACCCTCGTAAAAACACAAGAGAAAGCAGGAGTATACGCGGAGAACACAAGTCTTTTCCATGtcatgggcgccgccatgttttcACTGCATTTTGATTGTCAAAACTTTATTTAAGCACATGCTGCTGGCGGCGCGACACAGACGCGTGCACTAGCGTAAACAAGCTGGCTGGTTCTAATGAGAGGGCCTGCAGTACTGATAAGGTATAATTGTGCCTTAGCTGGTCTCTTATCTTTCTATACGTTTTTATCAATGCTAAAAATGCCACATTATCTCTCGTGCACTGCACCTTTCCTATTTACATTTGAACTGACATCCACAATTTGAaggtatttttttctaaatcaaatcaaatataaaataatgcacaaGATATCATAACACAATACAATTTATGCTAGAATACATTCTACATTaatgctcccccccccccccccctccacatTCAGTGTTTactaaaattttcattaaaacattcttattttagtttattatattagCTGCACATAGTCTAATTTCAGCAGTGAATGCGGTTATATTAACTATGGAACTAAAGCCACAAGAGGAGAGAAAATATACTGACATATATCACATGTGAGTAATTTTAGCATACATTggaagtatttgtattttttattttgtgttcaaacCTCCAGTTAAATTTCTGACTTGCATccttatattatttaaatcataataaattaaactattaaatcatatttcaataaataataagcatttaTGGTTAGATCCTATAGCTATAGATGCATTTAAATGGATCTACTACACAGTGactgtgtgattttaattttatattctacATCATTAGACGACATATACAATCAATTCTGGATTCACGTGCTCCATAAATATTCAAAGCTTCTGATCAGTGAATTATTAATGCAAGAATATCCCCAATGTCTTAGTGGGGTCTTTTGGAAGGTGGTCTACTGCTGTCATCCTATAGATGGCGTATGGAACAAACCCAGCCAGTATGTTATGAGTCGAGTCAGCCTTGTGAAtactactatactatactatactaatactatactatactttTACATAGAAAACTGCGTACTTTATAGTATAGACTTGCATTCTATTTCGAATAACCTTATGCAACATAAGTCCCAATGACAGACCCTATGACATTTTTCGTGAAATTATATTTTCGTGGAATTATATTCTTGGCAAAACGTTCAGTCATGCATCTGGCCGTAAACAACGCTATAATACGGGACTCCGCAAAagcagtaaattaataaataaaacagaccaataaaacagaataatatgCAACATGTGTGTGGTCAGATATCATCAGTCATAACACACCGACCACATTTATATCCGCAAGGGCAATGCAACGTTTCATCCTTGTGTGAACagggaagggagggggagacATCCCGTAAAAAAGGGTCACGCTGATTATTTATTGGCAATCCTccacgtgcgtgtgtgtgagtgtgtgtggttgctTTACTGGAACACAAGGGGTGGAGCCTTTTAGAAATATCAGTCAGTACTTCAGCTCGATGGCACGAACCTCCACTACCTCTGATAGACTTTCACACAGCTGATCTCTGATCAACTGTTAAAAAACTGACATGAAACTGATCTTCATCCTTTTAAAAGAAGGTCTATTTTGCATAAGCGCTTATATGGCAATCACAAAAGGAGCTATGTTTTAAGAAAACTCCCAAGATTGAGTCGGATAACGATTTGAAGGTAAAACGACGTTTTGCGCTTTATTCTAATGCACTGGAGTTATTAAGAATCTAttgtaaatgtatgcatatattattatatcgGACTGTTATGCATGCCTCAGTATGTGCAGTGCTATATGGTATCCATGTCTAAATAAACTATGTTGTAGAGCTTTGTAATTCGAGCGAATAGTTTAAAGTCTGCTTTAGTGATATATGTGACTTAACGAGCTCAATGTAACCCGAATAAGTCGGTGAATTTCTATTCCAGTGGGATAAGAGAGTGAAGGGGCATTTACAGAGTAATACGAGACAGAGACCGTGTGTCATGAATGAGAAATTGGGTTATTCACAACGAACCGGAGGACCTCATTCATAACCTGTTTTCTAATAGCCCGAAAGAGCGATCGAAGTCAATATCGGGTTTACACAGTCGAGCTTGGACTAAAAATAAAGCTTCGGTTAGCAACTAGTTAATTTATCCACTGCAAGCCGTTTTAACACTTGCGCTTCAAAATCATCTAGCTTCTATCTTTATTTTACAAGTGCTCATCTAATAGTGACTTGTAAAACTAATCATTATTGGATTACTTGCTTAACTAGTACCACTAGTTCTAGTAGAACTAGAAAATGGAACAGCAATAAAGAGTACATACTAGTGGGAAGTTGATATTTAAACCACAGATCCCTATAGAATTCACTAACTTGAATTATTTGTCACCAGTAGTATTGTCATAGTTACTAGTTGCAATAGTATTAGTAAAACTGGAACAGGTACCAGCAACATTGGCATACATACTAGTGAATGGCGAGTAGTTGATCTAAACTACAGATTCCCCTGTAAATCATTACcaaaaaaatagcaatttgtTATCAGGAGTATTGGGAGGTTGACTAGTAGCAAAAGTATCAGTAAAACTGGAAACGGTGCCCATCAACATTGGCGTACATACTAGTCAAATATGAATAGGTGATTTAAACCAAAGATATATTATTcagtaacaaaaaataataaaattggttACCAGATGTATTGGGATAGTGACTAGTAGAAATGATTGAATATATTAGTCACTATTGGAATAAGTACTAGCATCTAATGGGTAAGTTTATACATAAGGTTCATAAGGCACAATGACTAGATAAATCACTACTACTGAGTAacttaaaaaataagtactagttaCAAAACAGACACTAATTAAAGAAGTTAATGTTAAAACAGCCATAGTTTAGTTCCAAATGGGACGATTACATCACTGAATTGCGTAAATTTGATGTTTCTTTGGAGCGGGAGGGTTGGGCTTTAATGCTGAGGAACACATGTGAGCAACATCCAATCCAGTTATTAGAACTATGAATGGCCCTAATAAAAGTGATGTCATAGCAGATGTAATGTGCTGGCACTGGCTTCTGTTGTTCTCACTGTTTGGTTGATGCTGACATTTTCCATTTGGCTTTTCCTTCAGCTGCCTTCCATACCCACCGAGACGTCATTTCTTCTGGATGTGGAAGAGGTGCCAGAGCTCTGGGCGTTGTGTTGGTGCTCTCCAGTGCATCAGCACCCTGGCTGGGACGGCCCTTCGGCCCTGGACCCCGAGCACCAGTGGTTGCCGGGTGGTACAGGGGGTGGGCAGAGCGCCATGGTAACGCACAGTAGGTTTGACAGCGCGATGAGCAGCAGCCCCTTTGAAGGCGGCGCGCGCCTGCCCCCTCACCGGTACAAGACCTTCAGTTCTCGGGCGCAGTATCAGATGGTGATTGCAGCTGTGCGCAAACTGCAAGAAAGCGGCTTCTACTGGAACACCGTGAGCGGGAAAGAGGCCAGCGCACTGCTGAGCGCCGAACCCCCAGGCACCTTCTTGGTGCGTGACAGCTCGGACCACCACCACTTCTTCACACTCAGCGTGAAAACGACCACAGGCACCAAAAACCTCCGCATCCAATGTGACTCCGTCTCCTTCTTCCTGCAGACCGACCCTCAGAGCGAGGAGTCGGTGCCACGCTTTGATTGCGTCCTCAAACTCATCCATCATTACATGCCATCTGCCGGGACGGGGACCTCTTCGAAGGTCCAGGCCGATGGAGAAAGTGGAAGCGCGGCTGACGGAAGTGCTTATTACATCTTCTCTGGTGGCGAGAAGATCCCTTTGGAGCTACTGCGTCCGCTGGCGTCTAGCATGTCCAGTCTGCAGCACCTATGTCGAAAGACTTTAAATGGTCATATAGATGTGTCCACCAAACGAGACCAACTGCCTCATCCACTCCAAGAGTTCCTCCAGGAGTATGATGCTCCTATCTAGCTATTCTTGATGGGTTTCAGATGAGAAGAGCCACATGGGTAGATGAATAAGGCGCGTAAGGGGAGTTTAGCGCTCCTACATCGGCATCCGTTAGTATTGCGGGCCAGCTGTGCCTTCGACCTCTGGATTGTGAACTTTTGAAGGACAGCACGAGATAGTACTCCAACTCAAGTGCATCTAACATCTCAGCAGCTGTTGACACAAACGGACTTCCGCGTTCCAGCGGCCAGTCGGACTGCTGAAGATAAACACAAGTGATAGTTGATCAGTACAGGAGTTAAGTGTGCTGCTATGGCTATGGTCCAGCCCTTCATCATCGATCGGGAGACACTTTCTCAAGTCTGTTTTCCCCAGCTCAACATTTTTTGACTTTCTTCTGGAAGGAAGGAGCGAGAGCTGGGTGTTTGCAATGACGTACACATTTCCACTGCTTCTTGCCAAGTGTAATTGCCTCATAAGTGGGCGTGGGGGCGCAAACGGGGTGGCTACTTACCGTTCACGACCAACACTGTCTGCTATGGTGACTGTGTGCAGGTTCAAGAAAAAGGACTAGAGTGAACGTAACGACCAGACGAGAGGCCTGTTACTTCAGGCCTTTGACCTCCCATAGCCCTCTCTGGAGAAGACGGCCCCTCAGTGGACTGTTGTTACTTTGTTCATGACAGGAGCCAAAGCAAACAGTGGTTTCATTTGTGCTAGGAAAAGGCAGGTTGAACATTGTTGACGATAtgagtgtatatatatgaattgtGATTCATATACTGTGAAGCAAGTACAAGCACAGTATGAAAAATCTTTAGTAACTGATTTACTATGGTCTTTGACATGAAGGACCGTGCTTCTCTGATCACACGGAGAAGCATTTGTACTTTGTGTGCTTCAAAATTCTCATTCAATAACAACGACACACAGTGTTTGTTTCACTAGCAGGACTTGACGTCTGCTATTCACTGAATGTATTATGAGTCTATGGAAGGGCTTATGGTTCCACTTGTagattgtttctctctctctctctctctctctctctctctctctctctctctctctctctctctctctttttgttttgttcatattttgtcaAATCAAGGTGTTTACATGTGTGGCCACCAACAGGACAGCATGTTTTACTCTGTCTTTTATAAAGATGTCTCATCTTAAGGTCTGGTCTGATGACCGCAGTGCAAGCTTGAAGATCAGAAAACTAAGGCATTAACATAGAAAATGCAGCAAGAAACTttgcacatatttatatttataagatatttccataatttatattaaagagcattatttttacaaaatggaCCCAGCTGTGTGCCTCACATTTTTCTGTGTATAAAACAATGCTTATTCTCTCTGGCCTCAGGCTGCatgtaatttaaatatgcatgattTTTAATGTGCCGTTTGCTGCAGAAAATATTTTCCTCCAgtcatgtgcacacacacacacacacacacacacacacacacacacacacacacacacacacacacgaagatACCACAACTgctcttgttttcagaaaaacagGTCTGAGGCTTACCTTGAGGTGTGTGTACAGGATGTCACTCAGTGCTTTCTCTTTTGTTCAAAGTTAAAACATctgcctctctctttttctccagaGTGTTTTTAATGGTCTCTATTGATTAATCCTGGTCACTCTTCATTCCTCACAGGAAAAAATCAGGGAGTAAAATGGACACAACACAAATCTCTTCTAGTACCATTCACATTAAATAACCACttcaaaaaccaacaaaattaaataatattgcaaCTCTATTTAAAGttacaatacaattttattttattttttttttttttacagattgagCATTTCTTGTACGATTCCagttattta contains:
- the LOC109046132 gene encoding suppressor of cytokine signaling 3-like, translated to MVTHSRFDSAMSSSPFEGGARLPPHRYKTFSSRAQYQMVIAAVRKLQESGFYWNTVSGKEASALLSAEPPGTFLVRDSSDHHHFFTLSVKTTTGTKNLRIQCDSVSFFLQTDPQSEESVPRFDCVLKLIHHYMPSAGTGTSSKVQADGESGSAADGSAYYIFSGGEKIPLELLRPLASSMSSLQHLCRKTLNGHIDVSTKRDQLPHPLQEFLQEYDAPI